The following are from one region of the Myotis daubentonii chromosome 2, mMyoDau2.1, whole genome shotgun sequence genome:
- the CKAP4 gene encoding cytoskeleton-associated protein 4, producing the protein MPSAKQRGSKGGHGAASPSEKGAHPSGGADDVAKKPPPAPQQPPPSAPHPQQHPPPPQSQAHGKGHRGGKSSAAGAAASSAAAAAASSSATCSRRLGRALNWLFYLVLVAAAAFSGWCVHHVLEEVQEVRRGHQDFCRQREELGQGLQGVEQKVQSLQATLGTFESFLRTFQHKQELAEKVMKQGESEINRISEVLQKLQNEILKDLSDGIHVVKDARERDFTSLENTVEERLTELTKSINDNIAIFTEVQKRSQKEINDVKAKVASLEHSEGDKQELKALKEVVKGIQTSLKSKDKDLEALRSTLQTMESDVYTEVKELVSLKQEQQKFKEAADSEHLTLQALTEKVLQSEEATSRLPEEVRRLSEELRQLKAQSLEPEEDGVFKNSDALDALQRKSQGLDARLQAVEDGVQAVQMASARQSESLESLLAKSEECEQRLAALQQRLDGLDSSEEADKGGLASTVRSLGEAQLSLYSDVEELKRSVGELPSAVDTLQKVQEQVHTLLGQDQAQAARLPPEDFLDRLSSLDHLKSSVSQVEADLKMLRTAVDSLVAYSVKIETNENNLESAKGLLDDLRNDLDRLFVQVEKIHEKV; encoded by the exons ATGCCCTCGGCCAAACAAAGGGGCTCCAAGGGCGGCCACGGCGCCGCGAGCCCCTCGGAGAAGGGCGCCCACCCGTCGGGCGGCGCGGATGACGTGGCCAAGAAGCCGCCGCCGGCGCCGCAGCAGCCGCCGCCGTCCGCGCCGCACCCGCAGCAGCACCCGCCGCCGCCGCAGAGCCAGGCGCACGGCAAGGGCCACCGCGGCGGCAAGTCCTCCGCCGCCggcgccgccgcctcctccgccgccgccgccgccgcctcgtcCTCGGCGACCTGCTCGCGCAGGCTCGGCCGGGCGCTCAACTGGCTCTTCTACCTCGTCCTGGTGGCCGCGGCCGCCTTCTCGGGCTGGTGTGTCCACCACGTCCTGGAGGAGGTCCAGGAGGTCCGGCGCGGCCACCAGGACTTCTGCCGGCAGCGGGAGGAGCTCGGGCAGGGCTTGCAGGGCGTTGAGCAGAAG GTGCAGTCTCTGCAAGCCACGTTGGGGACTTTTGAGTCCTTCTTGAGAACCTTCCAACATAAGCAAGAGCTCGCGGAGAAAGTCATGAAGCAAGGGGAGAGCGAGATCAACCGGATCAGCGAAGTTCTGCAAAAGCTCCAGAACGAGATCCTCAAGGACCTCTCGGACGGCATCCACGTGGTGAAGGATGCCCGGGAGCGGGACTTCACGTCCCTCGAGAACACGGTGGAGGAGAGGCTGACGGAGCTCACCAAGTCCATCAACGACAACATCGCCATCTTCACTGAGGTCCAGAAGAGGAGCCAGAAGGAGATCAACGACGTGAAGGCGAAGGTTGCCTCTCTGGAACACTCCGAGGGGGACAAGCAGGAGTTGAAAGCCTTGAAGGAAGTCGTGAAGGGCATACAGACCTCTCTGAAGTCCAAAGACAAGGACCTGGAGGCCCTGAGGAGCACCCTTCAGACCATGGAGTCGGATGTCTACACCGAGGTCAAGGAGCTGGTGAGCCTCAAACAGGAGCAGCAGAAGTtcaaggaggcagccgattcggAGCACCTGACCTTGCAGGCCCTCACGGAGAAGGTCCTCCAGTCGGAGGAGGCCACCTCCCGCCTCCCCGAGGAGGTCAGGAGGCTCTCGGAGGAGCTGCGCCAGCTGAAGGCCCAGTCCCTCGAGCCGGAAGAAGATGGGGTCTTCAAAAACTCCGACGCCCTAGACGCGCTCCAGAGAAAGAGCCAGGGCTTGGACGCCCGGCTGCAGGCCGTGGAAGACGGGGTCCAGGCCGTGCAGATGGCCTCCGCGCGGCAGAGCGAGAGCCTGGAGTCCCTGCTGGCCAAGAGCGAGGAGTGCGAGCAGCGCCTGGCCGCCCTGCAGCAGCGCCTGGACGGCCTGGACTCCTCGGAGGAGGCGGACAAGGGCGGCCTGGCCAGCACCGTgaggagcctgggggaggcccaGCTCTCGCTCTACAGCGACGTGGAGGAGCTGAAGAGAAGCGTGGGCGAGCTCCCCAGCGCCGTGGACACGCTCCAGAAGGTTCAGGAGCAAGTCCACACGCTGCTGGGTCAGGACCAAGCCCAGGCGGCCCGCTTGCCGCCGGAGGACTTCCTGGACAGGCTGTCTTCTCTGGACCACCTCAAATCCTCCGTCAGCCAGGTGGAGGCCGACTTGAAGATGCTCAGGACTGCCGTGGACAGCTTGGTGGCCTACTCAGTGAAAATTGAAACCAACGAGAACAACCTGGAGTCGGCCAAGGGCCTGCTCGATGACCTGAGGAATGACCTGGACAGGTTGTTTGTGCAAGTCGAAAAAATTCATGAAAAAGTCTAA